From the Gallaecimonas mangrovi genome, one window contains:
- a CDS encoding cation diffusion facilitator family transporter, whose amino-acid sequence MASESKTVIYAAMAGNLLIAVTKFIAGGITGSSAMLSEGIHSVVDTGNQLLLLLGMKRAQKPADAQFPFGYGKEIYFWSFVVAMLIFSIGAGVSLYEGVQHVLHPEEMRNPLVNYIVLALGIVFEGASWAFALNEFRKAKGKWTYVEAVQRGKDPSLFMVVFEDSAALLGLFVALAGVGLSQLTGNPIFDGAASIIIGLILAGTAVWLAVETKGLLIGESANKRVVDGIRRLAEKEPLIEQVHELLTMHMGPDFVLVNISVRFARHTNATEIEQAIAKLDKAIKKDFSSVKRVFIEAESYYGVDSLPVEHAENS is encoded by the coding sequence ATGGCATCTGAGTCAAAAACCGTTATCTATGCCGCTATGGCAGGTAACCTACTAATCGCCGTGACCAAATTTATTGCCGGCGGTATTACGGGCTCATCGGCCATGCTGTCGGAAGGCATTCACTCTGTTGTTGATACCGGCAACCAGCTGCTACTGCTGTTAGGTATGAAACGCGCCCAAAAACCGGCAGATGCACAGTTCCCTTTCGGCTACGGTAAAGAGATTTATTTTTGGAGCTTTGTGGTGGCGATGCTGATCTTCAGCATTGGTGCTGGCGTTTCCCTTTATGAAGGCGTTCAACACGTGCTTCATCCAGAAGAAATGCGCAACCCACTGGTTAACTACATCGTTCTGGCACTCGGCATTGTCTTTGAAGGTGCATCCTGGGCATTTGCGCTTAACGAGTTTCGTAAGGCCAAAGGCAAATGGACCTACGTTGAAGCAGTGCAGCGCGGCAAAGATCCGTCACTGTTCATGGTGGTGTTTGAAGACTCCGCGGCGCTGTTGGGGCTATTTGTCGCCTTGGCAGGGGTAGGCCTTAGCCAGCTTACCGGCAACCCGATATTTGATGGTGCCGCCTCTATTATTATCGGCCTGATTTTAGCGGGTACCGCCGTCTGGTTGGCAGTAGAAACCAAAGGCTTACTCATTGGCGAAAGCGCCAACAAAAGAGTGGTGGACGGTATTCGCCGCCTTGCCGAAAAAGAACCGCTGATAGAACAGGTACATGAGCTGTTAACCATGCACATGGGGCCTGATTTCGTGTTGGTAAATATCAGCGTGCGCTTTGCCCGCCACACCAATGCCACCGAGATAGAGCAAGCCATAGCCAAGCTAGATAAAGCGATTAAAAAAGACTTTAGCAGCGTTAAACGCGTCTTTATTGAAGCCGAGTCTTACTATGGTGTGGATAGCCTTCCGGTGGAACACGCTGAAAACAGCTAA